The following are encoded in a window of Vigna unguiculata cultivar IT97K-499-35 chromosome 8, ASM411807v1, whole genome shotgun sequence genomic DNA:
- the LOC114195349 gene encoding heavy metal-associated isoprenylated plant protein 47-like has translation MKKIVIQVHMENDKCRSKAMKIAAASQGVHSVALEGEDRDQVVVTGDAIDSVCLTNKFRKKFNYATLMSVTEAKASNDGDAGGEHKDETTAENFPITYCYSNFPPPTHLYVMDYDPYPNGCSIL, from the exons ATGAAG AAAATAGTTATCCAAGTGCACATGGAGAATGACAAATGCAGAAGCAAGGCAATGAAAATTGCTGCAGCCTCTCAAG GTGTGCATTCAGTGGCATTAGAGGGTGAAGACAGAGATCAAGTGGTGGTGACTGGAGATGCAATTGATTCTGTTTGCTTGACTAATAAATTCAGAAAGAAGTTCAACTATGCAACTCTTATGAGTGTGACAGAAGCAAAAGCTTCCAATGATGGTGATGCTGGAGGGGAACACAAAGATGAAACAACTGCAGAAAATTTTCCAATAACTTATTGTTATTCAAATTTTCCTCCACCTACTCATTTATATGTAATGGATTATGATCCATACCCCAATGGTTGCTCCATTCTCTAA